CACTGGTCCGGGCGCAGCCGGTAGACCAGGCTCAGGATCATGGTGTTGATGGCGACCGACTTGCCGGAGCCGGTGGTACCGGCGATCAGCATGTGCGGCGTGCGCGCGAGGTCGATGATGACGGGGTCGCCGCCGATGGTCTTGCCGAGGCAGAGCGGAAGTTTCGCGACCGTGTCGGTGGCTTCCTTCGCCACCAGCAGCTCGCGCAAATAGACCTTTTCGCGATGCGCGTTCGGCAGCTCGATGCCGATGGCGTTGCGGCCCGGCACGACGGCGACGCGTGCCGACAGCGCGCTCATCGAGCGCGCGATGTCGTCGGCAAGGCCGATCACGCGCGACGACTTGATGCCCGGCGCGGGCTCCAGCTCGTACAGCGTGACGACGGGCCCGGGATTGGCCTTCACGATCTCGCCGCGCACGCCGAAATCCTGCAGCACGCCTTCGAGCGAGCGCGAATTGGTCTCGAGCTCGGCCTTGCTGAGCGGCTGGCGATCGCCGGCCTTCGGCGCGGCCAGCATCGAGACGGAGGGAAGATCGAACTTGTCGGAGCCCTTCTTGGCAGCGACCTTCGGCGCGGCCTTCTTGCGCGATGCGCGCGCCGGCGCCTCTTCTTCCTCGTCCTCCTCCGCGTCTTCCTCTTCTTCCTCGTGCTCGTCTTCGTAATCCTCGTCCGCGGCCTGCGGCGAGATCGGAGGTGCTGCGCGGCCGCCGCCGAGATTCGGCTCCTGCCTGCTGAACGAAACCGTCTTGGCCTTCGGTCCGCTCGAAACCAGCGAGCGATAGGCCGCGCCAAACAGCCAGATCAGCCGTGCCTTGGTGCTCATCAGCGCGTGGAACAGCCAGCCCAGCGACACCGAACCGCGATCGTCATCTTCGTCGTCGTCGAGCGGCTTGTCGTCGTCCTCGATCTCCGAGAGCTCGTCGTCATGCGCGCGCGCGCCGAGCCCGCAGGCGATCAGGAAGGTCGCGGCCAGCGCGATGAACAGGATGGCGCCGAGCACCATGCGATAGATCGCGCCGGGCGGCCCGAAGATCACCGCAGGCGCGCGCACCAGCGCATCGCCGACCACGCCGCCTAAACCCGTCGGCAGCGGCCAGGCACCGCCATGCGGCCAGCAGCTGACGAAGCCTGCCGCGATGACCGTGCAGAGAATCCAGGAGCCGAGGCGCAGCGCCTCGCGGTCGAACGGACGATGGGTCATCATGCGCCAGCCCCACACAGCGATCGTCAGGATCAGCATGATCGCGCCGAGCCCGAGGATCTGCATCGCGAGGTCGGCGCCGATCGCGCCGGCATAGCCCAGAATGTTGTGGATCGGCCGCGAGGTCGCGTGGCTGAGGCTGGGGTCCTGCACCGACCAGGTCATCAGCGCGGCGGAGGCGACGCCCGACAGCGTGACGAGGCCGAAGCCGGTGAGCTCGCGCACGCGCCGGCTCAGCGCCTCGCGGATCGAAGGCGGCAGATGGCCGACCAGGGGAATCACACGTTCGATTGCCGACATGCTCATGGGCCCTGCCTAACCCAGAGTTTCGACCAGCCGGTGCAGCGCCTGCGCCGTGGTCTCACTGTCCTGCACCAGCGCCAGCCTGATGTAGCCTGCACCGGGATTGAAGCCGTCGGGCTGAAGCCGCGCCAGGTAGGAGCCGGGCACCACGCGCACACCGGCCTCCTTGAAGAGCTTGAGAGTCACAAAGACGTCGTCGCCGACCTCGGACGTGTTGAGCCAGACGCAGAACCCGGCGTCGGGCCGGCGATAGCCGTAACGATTGCCGATGATCTGGTCGGCGAGATCGAACTTGATCCGGTAGAGCCTGCGGTTCTCCTCGACATGTGCTTCGTCGCCGTAGGCAACGGTCGCGACGTGCTGGAGCGGCACAGGAACCTGGGGCGCGGCGATGTTGCGCAGCTCCAGGAACATGCCGATGAACGTCTTGTCGCCGGCGGCGAAGCCGACGCGCAGGCCCGGAAGGTTGGAGCGCTTCGACAGCGACTGGAACGCAGCCACGCGGATGAAATCGGGGCCGGCACATTCGAGCGCGCTGCCCGGTGCCTGGCGCGTGTAGATCTCCGAGTAGCACTCGTCGCTGAGGATCATGAAGTTGTGGCGATCGGCGAGTTGCTTCAACCGCGTGAAATAATCGCGCGAGGCGACCGAACCCTGCGGATTGGCGGGCGAGGCCAGATAGAACGCGACGGTGCGCGCCAGCGTCGCCTCGTCGATGGCGCCGAGATCGGGCAGGAAGCCGTTTTCGACCGTGGTCGGCAGATAGACCGGCTCGCAGGCTGCTGCGCCGGCGCCGGCGCCATAGACCGGATAGAACGGGTTCGGCATCAGGATCGCGGGTTTGCCGGGCTTCGGCCCGACATAGCGGGCTGCCGCGATCGCGGCGAGGAACAGCCCTTCCCGGCTGCCGTTGAGGACGAGAAGCTCGGTCCTGGGGTCGAGCGCGCGCGGCAGCTTGAAGCGCGACGACAGCCAGGCACTCGCAGCGTTACGGAACGGCTCGGTGCCCTGGTTCATCGGGTAGCGACCGAAATCGGCGATGTGCTTGGCCAGCACGGGGCCGACGAAATCAGGCACCGGATGCTGCGGTTCGCCTACTGCAAGCGAAATCAAGGGCTTGCCGGGCTGATGCGGCGCCAGCAACTCGTTCAGCCGGACGAAGGGCGAGCGCTCGTTGCTGGAGCTTCCACTGGCCTGCGGCGCACGGGATGAAGCGGTCATGACCATTCTGGGCGCCAGTACTCTCGAAACGGCCGGTCGCGCGCGGGCGCCGGCGGGAAAGCGGTTCAGTTCACCATAGATAGGGCGAGGTTAAGACGCGATTAACCATCGGTGGGCCGTCCCGTCCAGAGCGGGAATATCGGGGCCGGACGACAACGGGATGCATGGCGGTTCCAACCCCTCCCGGTTGCGGGAGAGGTTGCGCATCTTCTTGCCGGCAATCCGGTTCTCAGTGCCCCGGCAACCTTTCGAAGGTCTTCATGCCTGATGGGATCGTGTGAAACTCCTGGATGTCGCAGGTGTAGATCGCCATCTGCGGCTTGAACTGTTTCGGCTCGTCCAGCGTGCCGACCTTCACGATCGCGGCCGGCAGTCCCGGAACCCTGGTCACCAGATGGGTGCCGCACTCGGCGCAGAATTCCCGCGTCACGGCGCGCTCGAGGTCCTTGCGGGTGAACTGCTTGGGTTGTCCGGTGATGTAGGTGAAGCCGGCGGCCGGCATCGCGATGAAGGTGTTGGGCGCGCCGCCCGAGATGTACTGGCACTCACGGCAGTGACATTGGGCCTGCATCATCGGATCGCCTTCGGACACGTAGCGCACTTCGCCGCAATAACATCCGCCTTCCAAACGCATGACGACCTCCCGGTTTATTGTTCTTGAGGTCGATATTTCTGCGCCGGCCGGGCGGAATGGCAATCGTTTTCTTCGAGCCATTGGATCAAAAAGAAAGGGGCTCCAACTTGCGCTGGAGCCCCTCGACGGTCGGGGCATTGCCGGGTATGTGCCCGAACCGTAGGAGTGGACGCGGTCTCCGAAGAAACCGCGCCCGGGAGGAGTGCTTACATGTTGTAGGCGCGCTCGGTGTGGTCGGTGATGTCCAGACCTTCACGCTCGCTCTCGACATTGGCGCGGAGGCCGACGATCACGTCGACCACCTTGTAGAGGATCGCCGAACCGACGCCCGACCACACCAGCGTGGTGCAGACGGCTTCGATCTGGGAGAGCATCTGCGCGGCGAAGTCGTAATCGGCAACCTTGGGCGGGATCGCGGTGTAGTCGATGATGCCAGCACCACCGAGAGCCGGATTGACCAGGATGCCGGTGCCGAGGGCGCCGACGATACCGCCGATGCAGTGCACGCCGAACACGTCGAGCGAGTCATCGTAGCCGAGCGCGTTCTTCACGACGGTGCAGAAGAACAGGCAGACCACGCCGACCACGAGACCGAGGACGATCGCACCCATCACGCCGGAGAAGCCGGCGGCAGGCGTGACGGCCACGAGACCCGCGACGGCGCCGGAGATGATGCCGAGCACCGACGGATGGCCCTTCACGATCCACTCCGCGAACATCCACGACAGCGCGGCGGCTGCGGTGGCGACGAAGGAGTTGGTCATGGCGAGCGCAGCGCCGCCGTTGGCTTCGAGGTTGGAGCCGGCGTTGAAGCCGAACCAGCCGACCCAGAGCAGCGAGGCGCCGATCATCGACATGGTCAGCGAGTGCGGAGCCATCAGCTCCTTGCCGTAACCGACGCGCTTGCCGATCAGGAGAGCGCCGACGAGGCCCGCGATGCCGGCGTTGATGTGCACCACGGTGCCGCCAGCGAAGTCGATCGCGCCCTTCTTGAAGATCCAGCCGGCGTCGGCGTTGATCTCGTCGAGCTTGGCCTGAGCCGCAGTCTTCGCCGCCGCATCAGTCGCAGCAGCCAGAGCCTTGGCGGCGTCCTGGATCGCGTCCGGGCCGGGCCAGTACCAGACCATGTGCGCGATCGGGAAGTAGATCAGCGTGACCCAGAGCGGGATGAACAGAGCGATCGCCGAGAACTTCATGCGCTCGGCGAAGGCGCCGACGATGAGGGCGGGCGTGATCGCCGCGAAGGTCATCTGGAAGCACATATAGACGAGCTCCGAGATGTTGGCGTCGACCGAGAAGGTCGCGGCCTTCGAGTCGGTGGTGACGCCCATCATGAAGGCCTTGGAGAAGCCGCCGATGAAGTCGGAACCGCCGGTGAAGGCGAGGCTGTAGCCGTACACGGCCCAGATCACGGTGACGACGCAGACGGTGTAGAACACCTGCATCAGCACCGAGAGCATGTTCTTGGAACGAACGAGGCCGCCGTAGAACAGCGCGAGACCCGGGATCGTCATCAACAGCACGAGGACCGTCGATGTCAGCATCCAGGCGTTATCCCCCTTGTTGACCGTTGGCTCGGCGTAGGCTGCGGTCGCAGCGAACAGGCCGACTGCGAGAGCCGCCAATCCCGCGCCATAGGGACGCTTAAACGTCATTTCATTTACTCCTGATTGGATTTTGGTTGAGCGCGAAATCAAAGGGCCGCGGCGTCGGCCTCGCCGGTGCGGATGCGAACCGCATGGTCGAGGTTGATGACGAAGATCTTGCCGTCGCCGATCTGTCCGGTTTTCGCAGCCGACGTGATGGCGTCGATGGTCTTGTCGACCTGCTCGGAGGCGACAGCGACTTCGATCTTGATCTTGGGCAGGAAGCTCACCGCATATTCGGCGCCGCGGTAGATTTCCGTGTGGCCTTTCTGCCGGCCATATCCCTTGACTTCCGTCACCGTGAGACCGTGAACGCCAATGGCGGTCAGGGCGTCACGGACTTCTTCCAGCTTGAATGGCTTGATAATCGCCATAACAATTTTCATGGGTCCTATCCCCGCTTGGGCCCGGTCCGGACGTGGCCGGGCGTTTCTCGACTGGTTCGCCACGAGGGAGAAGTTCACTACGCGGGCACAGCCGGGACCCTTAGAATCAAATGCCGTGCCAGATCGGGCGCGTTGCCTAACGGACTATGAAAACGGGTGTTTTCGCGTTTGAGGGGTGTTGCGGTGCAGTGCGCTATTACGTCGCGCTCAATCCATGGTCACGTCTGATTAAAATAACGGCACGACAGGCTACCGACACAATGTTGCTCATGCGTCGGGCAGCCAAAAGGTATTGTGATAAGGTAGGAGCTTGAGACGAGTCGGGACCGCGCGCCCTCTGCTCACGGGATACGCTGAAAGCCGTGGTCGGGGCCAAGCGGCCGAGCTGCCCCGATGGTATCCAGCTTGGCCGCTATCGCACCTTCAGGCGGCGTCGCGCACTGCAAAAACCCGGTCGACCAGCCCCCATTCGACCCCCTGCTGCGCGGTCATGAAGTGGTCGCGGTCCAGGGTCCGTTCGACTTCCTCTTCGGTCCGGCAGCAATGCTGCGCATAGAGGCGGATGATGCGCCGCTTGGTTTCCTGCATCTCGTTGGCATGGATCAGAATGTCGGAAGCCTGGCCCTGGAAGCCGCCCAGCGGCTGATGCACGTGAAGGCTAGCATTGGGCAAGGCGGCGCGGTGGCCGGGCTCGCCGGCCATCAGCAGGAACGAGCCCATCGAGCGCGCGGTGCCCATGCACAGCGTATGAACCGGCGCCTTGATGAACTGCATGGTGTCGTACATCGCGAGCCCGGAGGTGACCACGCCGCCATAGGAGTTGATGTAGAGATTGATCGGCCTGTTCGGATTCTCTGCTTCCAGGAACAAGAGCTGCGCGCAGACGAGGCCCGACATCGCATCATTGACTTCGCCGTTGAGGAAGATGATGCGCTCGCGCAGCAGTCGCGAGTAGATGTCGAAGGATCGTTCGCCGCGCGCGGATTGTTCGACGACCATAGGGACGAGCTGAAGCATGTCGCGCATCGGCGACCTCCATGTCTGCAGGTGAATGAAGTCTTGGTGGTGTCAGGCCGCCGCGCGCATCAGGCAGCAATTGCTGTTGGCCGGCTGCGGCGGTTTCACGCCGATCTCGCAGGCTTGCTGGATGATGCGAAAGCGGG
The genomic region above belongs to Bradyrhizobium sp. CCBAU 53338 and contains:
- a CDS encoding DNA translocase FtsK, producing MSMSAIERVIPLVGHLPPSIREALSRRVRELTGFGLVTLSGVASAALMTWSVQDPSLSHATSRPIHNILGYAGAIGADLAMQILGLGAIMLILTIAVWGWRMMTHRPFDREALRLGSWILCTVIAAGFVSCWPHGGAWPLPTGLGGVVGDALVRAPAVIFGPPGAIYRMVLGAILFIALAATFLIACGLGARAHDDELSEIEDDDKPLDDDEDDDRGSVSLGWLFHALMSTKARLIWLFGAAYRSLVSSGPKAKTVSFSRQEPNLGGGRAAPPISPQAADEDYEDEHEEEEEDAEEDEEEEAPARASRKKAAPKVAAKKGSDKFDLPSVSMLAAPKAGDRQPLSKAELETNSRSLEGVLQDFGVRGEIVKANPGPVVTLYELEPAPGIKSSRVIGLADDIARSMSALSARVAVVPGRNAIGIELPNAHREKVYLRELLVAKEATDTVAKLPLCLGKTIGGDPVIIDLARTPHMLIAGTTGSGKSVAINTMILSLVYRLRPDQCRLIMVDPKMLELSVYDGIPHLLTPVVTDPKKAVVALKWAVREMEERYKNMAKLGVRNIDGYNTRLLELKAKGEEPTRTVHTGFDKETGKAIYEEEKLSLDPLPYIVIIVDEMADLMMVAGKDIEGAVQRLAQMARAAGLHVILATQRPSVDVITGTIKANFPTRIAFQVTSKIDSRTILGEMGAEQLLGQGDMLYMAGGGRISRVHGPFASDEEVEKVVRHLKTQGQPEYLEAVTAEEPTEDEDGGAVFDASGMGADGGGDLFQQAVAIVKRDRKASTSYIQRRLQIGYNRAASLMERMELEGIVGPANHAGKREILVEEEDSHM
- a CDS encoding aminotransferase class I/II-fold pyridoxal phosphate-dependent enzyme — encoded protein: MVMTASSRAPQASGSSSNERSPFVRLNELLAPHQPGKPLISLAVGEPQHPVPDFVGPVLAKHIADFGRYPMNQGTEPFRNAASAWLSSRFKLPRALDPRTELLVLNGSREGLFLAAIAAARYVGPKPGKPAILMPNPFYPVYGAGAGAAACEPVYLPTTVENGFLPDLGAIDEATLARTVAFYLASPANPQGSVASRDYFTRLKQLADRHNFMILSDECYSEIYTRQAPGSALECAGPDFIRVAAFQSLSKRSNLPGLRVGFAAGDKTFIGMFLELRNIAAPQVPVPLQHVATVAYGDEAHVEENRRLYRIKFDLADQIIGNRYGYRRPDAGFCVWLNTSEVGDDVFVTLKLFKEAGVRVVPGSYLARLQPDGFNPGAGYIRLALVQDSETTAQALHRLVETLG
- a CDS encoding GFA family protein, whose translation is MRLEGGCYCGEVRYVSEGDPMMQAQCHCRECQYISGGAPNTFIAMPAAGFTYITGQPKQFTRKDLERAVTREFCAECGTHLVTRVPGLPAAIVKVGTLDEPKQFKPQMAIYTCDIQEFHTIPSGMKTFERLPGH
- a CDS encoding ammonium transporter, with product MTFKRPYGAGLAALAVGLFAATAAYAEPTVNKGDNAWMLTSTVLVLLMTIPGLALFYGGLVRSKNMLSVLMQVFYTVCVVTVIWAVYGYSLAFTGGSDFIGGFSKAFMMGVTTDSKAATFSVDANISELVYMCFQMTFAAITPALIVGAFAERMKFSAIALFIPLWVTLIYFPIAHMVWYWPGPDAIQDAAKALAAATDAAAKTAAQAKLDEINADAGWIFKKGAIDFAGGTVVHINAGIAGLVGALLIGKRVGYGKELMAPHSLTMSMIGASLLWVGWFGFNAGSNLEANGGAALAMTNSFVATAAAALSWMFAEWIVKGHPSVLGIISGAVAGLVAVTPAAGFSGVMGAIVLGLVVGVVCLFFCTVVKNALGYDDSLDVFGVHCIGGIVGALGTGILVNPALGGAGIIDYTAIPPKVADYDFAAQMLSQIEAVCTTLVWSGVGSAILYKVVDVIVGLRANVESEREGLDITDHTERAYNM
- a CDS encoding P-II family nitrogen regulator, which translates into the protein MKIVMAIIKPFKLEEVRDALTAIGVHGLTVTEVKGYGRQKGHTEIYRGAEYAVSFLPKIKIEVAVASEQVDKTIDAITSAAKTGQIGDGKIFVINLDHAVRIRTGEADAAAL
- a CDS encoding ATP-dependent Clp protease proteolytic subunit, producing the protein MRDMLQLVPMVVEQSARGERSFDIYSRLLRERIIFLNGEVNDAMSGLVCAQLLFLEAENPNRPINLYINSYGGVVTSGLAMYDTMQFIKAPVHTLCMGTARSMGSFLLMAGEPGHRAALPNASLHVHQPLGGFQGQASDILIHANEMQETKRRIIRLYAQHCCRTEEEVERTLDRDHFMTAQQGVEWGLVDRVFAVRDAA